Proteins encoded within one genomic window of Tamandua tetradactyla isolate mTamTet1 chromosome 11, mTamTet1.pri, whole genome shotgun sequence:
- the MIER2 gene encoding mesoderm induction early response protein 2 isoform X2, producing the protein MAEASSVGRQSPHGAACLAHSLCPGEPSLQTTAVVSMGSADHRLNLTDILSQNYSIQEEREEAARGPEKPEEELEKDFMSQSSDMPLDELLALYGYEASDPISEQEGEGSSTPHLPDMTLDKEQIAKDLLSGEEEDDTQSSADDLMPSVTSSEASGLFPNQSRTRFLADEDRVPSSSASSDTEEDSLPANKCKKEIMVGPQFQADLSSLHLNRHGEKIYENEDQLLWDPNILPEREVEEFLYRAVTRRWDEMAGSQLPHGEAVKDSEQALYELVKCNFHAEEALRRLRFNVKVIRDGLCAWSEEECRNFEHGFRVHGKNFHLIQANKVRTRSVGECVEYYYLWKKSERYDYFTQQTRLGRRKYIPSGTTDTDQDLDGADPDGPGRSQASPPSPPAAEGPPQDTPAGTCTDPPGVDATAHGVGEPGVGSGGLPSSETGLRPFQQLDEPPAIPQLRRPPPLAGPAFYPPSVAAPEPGAGPRLAVDFAMPGALPKELPLISGHVDLNGDPEEAVAPAQVALSVTEFGLIGIGDVNPFLAAHPACPAPGLHSEPLSHCNVMTC; encoded by the exons ATGGCGGAG GCCTCCTCGGTGGGGAGGCAGAGTCCCCACGGGGCTGCCTGCCTTGCTCACAGCCTTTGTCCTGGAGAGCCCAGCTTGCAGACAACAGCAG TGGTGTCCATGGGCTCTGCTGACCATCGGCTCAACCTCACCGATATCCTGTCCCAGAACTATAGCATCCAGGAGGAGCGTGAGGAGGCTGCAAGGGGCCCGGAGAAGCCAGaggaagagctggagaaagacTTCATGTCGCAG AGCAGCGACATGCCCCTTGACGAGCTGCTTGCCCTTTACGGCTACGAGGCATCTGACCCCATCTCGGAACAGGAGGGTGAAGGCAGCAGTACACCTCACCTGCCGGATATGACCCTGGACAAG GAACAAATAGCGAAGGATTTGCTTTCAGGGGAAGAAGAGGACGATACACAGTCGTCGGCTGACGACCTCATGCCGTCTGTGACCTCTAGCGAGGCTTCAGGCCTTTTCCCCAACCAAAGTCGGA CCCGTTTCCTGGCCGATGAAGACAGAGTGCCCAGCTCCTCTGCCTCCTCCGACACTGAGGAAGACTCACTTCCCGCCAACAAATGTAAGAAG GAAATCATGGTCGGGCCTCAGTTCCAGGCTGACCTCAGCAGCCTGCACTTGAACAGACATGGTGAGAAGA TCTATGAGAACGAGGACCAGCTTCTCTGGGACCCCAACATCCTCCCCGAGAGGGAGGTGGAGGAATTCCTGTACCGGGCAGTGACACGCAGGTGGGATGAGATGGCCGGGTCTCAGCTTCCGCATGGAGAGGCGGTCAAGGACAGTGAGCAG GCGCTGTATGAGCTGGTGAAATGCAACTTCCACGCTGAGGAGGCGCTGCGCAGGCTGCGGTTCAACGTGAAGGTGATTCGAG ACGGACTTTGTGCTTGGAGCGAGGAGGAGTGCAGGAACTTTGAGCACGGCTTCCGTGTGCATGGCAAGAATTTCCACCTGATCCAGGCCAACaag GTGCGCACGCGGTCCGTGGGTGAGTGCGTGGAGTACTACTACCTGTGGAAGAAGTCTGAGCGTTACGACTACTTCACCCAGCAGACGCGCCTGGGCCGGAGGAAGTACATTCCATCTGGAACCAC GGACACAGACCAGGACCTGGATGGTGCGGACCCTGATGGCCCTGGTCGTTCCCAGGCCTCGCCACCCTCACCCCCTGCCGCTGAAGGCCCCCCACAGGACACCCCGGCAGGGACGTGTACAG ACCCGCCAGGTGTGGATGCCACGGCCCATGGTGTCGGCGAGCCTGGGGTGGGCTCCGGTGGCCTCCCCTCGTCAGAGACAGGGCTTCGCCCATTCCAGCAGCTGGACGAGCCCCCAGCTATACCCCAGTTGCGGCGGCCCCCACCCCTGGCTGGCCCAGCCTTCTATCCCCCATCTGTGGCTGCCCCGGAGCCGGGCGCTGGCCCGCGGTTGGCTGTGGACTTCGCCATGCCTGGGGCCCTGCCCAAGGAGCTGCCCCTTATCTCCGGCCATGTGGATCTGAATGGAGACCCCGAGGAGGCTGTGGCACCTGCGCAGGTGGCCTTGTCAGTCACGGAGTTTGGACTCATCGGCATTGGGGACGTGAATCCCTTCCTGGCCGCCCACCCAGCATGCCCCGCGCCCGGGCTGCACTCGGAGCCCTTGTCACA CTGTAACGTGATGACCTGCTGA
- the MIER2 gene encoding mesoderm induction early response protein 2 isoform X1 translates to MAEASSVGRQSPHGAACLAHSLCPGEPSLQTTAVVSMGSADHRLNLTDILSQNYSIQEEREEAARGPEKPEEELEKDFMSQSSDMPLDELLALYGYEASDPISEQEGEGSSTPHLPDMTLDKEQIAKDLLSGEEEDDTQSSADDLMPSVTSSEASGLFPNQSRTRFLADEDRVPSSSASSDTEEDSLPANKCKKEIMVGPQFQADLSSLHLNRHGEKIYENEDQLLWDPNILPEREVEEFLYRAVTRRWDEMAGSQLPHGEAVKDSEQALYELVKCNFHAEEALRRLRFNVKVIRDGLCAWSEEECRNFEHGFRVHGKNFHLIQANKVRVGGLLGDCRLTPSRAQLAAALPYGVPRLDPSPIPCCADRGSRGSHKVRTRSVGECVEYYYLWKKSERYDYFTQQTRLGRRKYIPSGTTDTDQDLDGADPDGPGRSQASPPSPPAAEGPPQDTPAGTCTDPPGVDATAHGVGEPGVGSGGLPSSETGLRPFQQLDEPPAIPQLRRPPPLAGPAFYPPSVAAPEPGAGPRLAVDFAMPGALPKELPLISGHVDLNGDPEEAVAPAQVALSVTEFGLIGIGDVNPFLAAHPACPAPGLHSEPLSHCNVMTC, encoded by the exons ATGGCGGAG GCCTCCTCGGTGGGGAGGCAGAGTCCCCACGGGGCTGCCTGCCTTGCTCACAGCCTTTGTCCTGGAGAGCCCAGCTTGCAGACAACAGCAG TGGTGTCCATGGGCTCTGCTGACCATCGGCTCAACCTCACCGATATCCTGTCCCAGAACTATAGCATCCAGGAGGAGCGTGAGGAGGCTGCAAGGGGCCCGGAGAAGCCAGaggaagagctggagaaagacTTCATGTCGCAG AGCAGCGACATGCCCCTTGACGAGCTGCTTGCCCTTTACGGCTACGAGGCATCTGACCCCATCTCGGAACAGGAGGGTGAAGGCAGCAGTACACCTCACCTGCCGGATATGACCCTGGACAAG GAACAAATAGCGAAGGATTTGCTTTCAGGGGAAGAAGAGGACGATACACAGTCGTCGGCTGACGACCTCATGCCGTCTGTGACCTCTAGCGAGGCTTCAGGCCTTTTCCCCAACCAAAGTCGGA CCCGTTTCCTGGCCGATGAAGACAGAGTGCCCAGCTCCTCTGCCTCCTCCGACACTGAGGAAGACTCACTTCCCGCCAACAAATGTAAGAAG GAAATCATGGTCGGGCCTCAGTTCCAGGCTGACCTCAGCAGCCTGCACTTGAACAGACATGGTGAGAAGA TCTATGAGAACGAGGACCAGCTTCTCTGGGACCCCAACATCCTCCCCGAGAGGGAGGTGGAGGAATTCCTGTACCGGGCAGTGACACGCAGGTGGGATGAGATGGCCGGGTCTCAGCTTCCGCATGGAGAGGCGGTCAAGGACAGTGAGCAG GCGCTGTATGAGCTGGTGAAATGCAACTTCCACGCTGAGGAGGCGCTGCGCAGGCTGCGGTTCAACGTGAAGGTGATTCGAG ACGGACTTTGTGCTTGGAGCGAGGAGGAGTGCAGGAACTTTGAGCACGGCTTCCGTGTGCATGGCAAGAATTTCCACCTGATCCAGGCCAACaaggtgagggtggggggccTCCTTGGGGACTGCAGGCTCACACCCAGCAGAGCCCAACTTGCAGCTGCCCTGCCCTACGGTGTCCCTCGCCTGGACCCCAGCCCCATCCCATGCTGTGCTGACCGAGGGAGTCGTGGGTCTCACAAG GTGCGCACGCGGTCCGTGGGTGAGTGCGTGGAGTACTACTACCTGTGGAAGAAGTCTGAGCGTTACGACTACTTCACCCAGCAGACGCGCCTGGGCCGGAGGAAGTACATTCCATCTGGAACCAC GGACACAGACCAGGACCTGGATGGTGCGGACCCTGATGGCCCTGGTCGTTCCCAGGCCTCGCCACCCTCACCCCCTGCCGCTGAAGGCCCCCCACAGGACACCCCGGCAGGGACGTGTACAG ACCCGCCAGGTGTGGATGCCACGGCCCATGGTGTCGGCGAGCCTGGGGTGGGCTCCGGTGGCCTCCCCTCGTCAGAGACAGGGCTTCGCCCATTCCAGCAGCTGGACGAGCCCCCAGCTATACCCCAGTTGCGGCGGCCCCCACCCCTGGCTGGCCCAGCCTTCTATCCCCCATCTGTGGCTGCCCCGGAGCCGGGCGCTGGCCCGCGGTTGGCTGTGGACTTCGCCATGCCTGGGGCCCTGCCCAAGGAGCTGCCCCTTATCTCCGGCCATGTGGATCTGAATGGAGACCCCGAGGAGGCTGTGGCACCTGCGCAGGTGGCCTTGTCAGTCACGGAGTTTGGACTCATCGGCATTGGGGACGTGAATCCCTTCCTGGCCGCCCACCCAGCATGCCCCGCGCCCGGGCTGCACTCGGAGCCCTTGTCACA CTGTAACGTGATGACCTGCTGA